A window of the Electrophorus electricus isolate fEleEle1 chromosome 11, fEleEle1.pri, whole genome shotgun sequence genome harbors these coding sequences:
- the si:dkey-78p8.1 gene encoding ewing's tumor-associated antigen 1 homolog yields the protein MTDTKDIGGQLTADDTTETCSRVSKLSHNKLKANKHFRTRKQAQAQSPSLDTSVYYRKDSETPKRLSRIRFNGCNSGDSPNEADALQEIIWDPASPPPLWNGKGAGEGIRGVEISDIVSRIAPNDEKPVDKDLVLQWIGDSAIPCTPELQQPRVRRSSARRQSNVEDLMKLAKQFDINMTRQDKERDLEIWQASEAKNCEALDKLIRPVPYNSESQGTGPFARAQTPVPVQPKEISQELHAQEQELHALFDGPTQYLSGRLSPPSANCSQESRPAAESVGTRRPDCSDGTIVPKHPNEAPKPDFDDDWENDDLLDDSFVLEVTQNPELLASAPRGRVDGAARTISSKGPGSRAGCPPRLPSCGSGNSSSTYTGTFSKARCISRPGPKPYVQTGAVRPLLKPSLDPAEKAEAETSLSRAQTSPYCREQALMTVKTSEMKRETQGSGSPGAKNSGRSARASEKDHELDSLWGDGDDDDRLLYQACDDVERISASQEQQMEGTCTNLISVKSTVSTSKTRSTVDTTNFQSIGSNSRTAHPSQATEREQPVRVFARSYSIPGATSALENKQDLVGSSRQCCKLNRYRFTPVHASGVTLAKQTTGARWEARLHGSSAENSASHHSTFKRHQSDPVVLSNKVFVTIQPAVRCSAAEIERKKQEAIARRRSRLQATEKPGTAM from the exons ATGACAGACACAAAAGACATCGGCGGCCAGCTCACAGCAGATGACACCACAGAAACTTGTAGCCGAGTTTCAAAACTTTCGCATAATAAGctcaaagcaaataaacatttcagaacGCGAAAGCAGGCACAGGCACAGTCTCCGTCTCTGGACACCTCTGTTTATTATCGAAAGG ACTCTGAAACCCCCAAACGTCTATCGAGGATTAGGTTTAATGGGTGTAACAGTGGAGATTCACCAAACGAGGCCGATGCCCTGCAGGAGATCATCTGGGATCCTGCATCCCCACCTCCATTGTGGAATG GAAAAGGAGCAGGAGAAGGCATCAGAGGTGTGGAGATATCAGATATTGTCAGTAGGATTGCACCAAAT GATGAAAAGCCTGTGGATAAAGATTTAGTGCTTCAGTGGATTGGAGATAGTGCCATTCCCTGTACTCCAGAGCTCCAACAGCCTCGAGTTAGGAGATCCTCGGCACG CCGTCAAAGCAACGTTGAAGACCTCATGAAACTCGCTAAGCAGTTTGACATCAACATGACCCGTCAGGATAAAGAGAGGGACCTGGAAATATGGCAGGCAAGTGAAGCCAAAAACTGTGAGGCTCTAGACAAGCTCATCAGACCTGTTCCATACAACTCGGAGTCACAGGGTACAGGACCTTTTGCCAGAGCTCAGACTCCGGTTCCAGTGCAGCCTAAGGAGATAAGCCAGGAGCTGCATGCTCAGGAGCAGGAGCTGCATGCTCTCTTTGATGGGCCTACCCAGTACCTGAGCGGGAGGCTAAGCCCTCCGTCAGCTAACTGTTCACAGGAGAGCAGGCCTGCAGCAGAGAGCGTCGGCACCAGGAGGCCAGACTGTTCAGATGGCACAATCGTCCCGAAGCATCCAAATGAAGCACCAAAGCCGGACTTTGACGACGACTGGGAGAACGATGACCTGCTGGATGACTCCTTCGTGCTGGAGGTAACTCAGAATCCTGAGCTCTTGGCCTCTGCTCCACGGGGAAGAGTAGATGGGGCTGCGAGAACAATCAGTTCAAAGGGACCTGGCAGCAGAGCCGGATGCCCTCCACGGCTCCCAAGCTGCGGCAGTGGCAACAGCAGTAGCACCTACACTGGGACCTTCTCGAAGGCACGGTGCATTTCCAGGCCAGGTCCAAAACCTTATGTCCAGACTGGTGCTGTTCGGCCACTGCTTAAGCCTAGCCTTGACCCAGCTGAAAAAGCTGAGGCTGAAACCTCTCTGTCCCGAGCGCAGACATCCCCATATTGCAGGGAGCAGGCACTTATGACTGTCAAAACCAGTGAGATGAAAAGGGAGACCCAAGGCAGTGGAAGCCCAGGAGCCAAAAACTCAGGCAGATCGGCTAGGGCATCAGAGAAGGACCATGAGCTAGACTCGCTGTGGGGTGATGGAGACGACGATGATCGTCTGCTGTATCAGGCCTGTGATGACGTGGAACGAATCTCAGCCAGTCAGGAGCAGCAAATGGAGGGCACCTGCACTAACCTCATCTCTGTCAAATCCACGGTTTCCACCTCGAAAACACGTTCAACCGTTGACACTACCAATTTTCAGAGCATTGGCAGTAACAGCAGGACCGCTCACCCGAGCCAGGCCACTGAGCGCGAGCAGCCGGTGCGCGTTTTTGCCCGCTCGTATTCCATACCGGGTGCTACGAGCGCCCTTGAAAACAAACAGGACTTAGTTGGATCCAGTCGCCAGTGTTGCAAGTTGAACCGGTACCGGTTCACACCGGTACATGCCTCTGGAGTCACGCTCGCCAAGCAGACCACAGGCGCTAGGTGGGAGGCTAGGTTACATGGCTCTTCTGCAGAAAACTCTGCCTCCCACCATTCCACATTTAAGAGACATCAGTCTGACCCCGTGGTACTGAGCAACAAAG TGTTTGTCACAATCCAGCCAGCTGTCAGGTGCTCTGCTGCTGAGATTGAGAGGAAGAAGCAGGAAGCTATAGCACGGAGGAGATCACGACTACAAGCTACCGAGAAGCCTGGGACTGCTATGTAA